From Domibacillus sp. DTU_2020_1001157_1_SI_ALB_TIR_016, a single genomic window includes:
- a CDS encoding sporulation protein has product MIRKIISQLRLRIGSASIDLILDKDEFMPGEKVTGYFSLKGGRFEQKINRLECDLVVTDEQKKEEKFTESALTRLMSKPISSKESSRIPFTFQLPSTLDTSSNKFSYRFRTKLVFSDGTKRVDHDQIKILTKKNLVNS; this is encoded by the coding sequence GTGATTAGAAAAATTATAAGTCAATTACGTTTGCGTATTGGTTCTGCAAGTATTGATCTTATATTAGACAAAGATGAATTTATGCCCGGAGAAAAAGTGACCGGATACTTTTCTCTTAAAGGTGGACGGTTTGAGCAAAAAATCAATAGGCTCGAATGTGATTTGGTGGTAACAGATGAACAAAAAAAGGAAGAGAAATTCACTGAAAGTGCTTTAACTAGATTGATGTCAAAACCAATTAGCTCAAAAGAATCGAGCCGAATTCCATTTACTTTCCAATTGCCAAGCACATTAGATACTTCATCTAATAAGTTTTCGTATCGGTTTCGTACCAAACTAGTTTTTAGTGATGGAACTAAGCGTGTTGATCATGATCAAATTAAAATCCTAACAAAAAAAAATCTAGTCAATAGTTGA